One segment of Trachemys scripta elegans isolate TJP31775 chromosome 1, CAS_Tse_1.0, whole genome shotgun sequence DNA contains the following:
- the CBY1 gene encoding LOW QUALITY PROTEIN: protein chibby homolog 1 (The sequence of the model RefSeq protein was modified relative to this genomic sequence to represent the inferred CDS: inserted 1 base in 1 codon): MARSASANSYGPRRCQIRMRKTAGGGLQGQSGAGEGRAAEVSRLGXWKAMPLFGNTFSPKKTPPRKSASLSNLHSLDRSTREIELGLDYGTPNMNLTGQSLKFENGQWIAESGSSSGDRRETQRLRKRNQQLEEENNLLRLKVDILLDMLSETTAESHLMEKELEDLKSHSRRRK; encoded by the exons ATGGCCCGTTCCGCCTCTGCAAACAGCTACGGACCTCGAAGGTGTCAGATACGCATGCGCAAGACAGCCGGCGGTGGGCTACAAGGCCAAAGTGGTGCAGGTGAG ggcagggcagcagaggTGAGCAGGCTTG TTTGGAAAGCCATGCCTCTCTTTGGGAACACCTTCAGTCCAAAGAAAACTCCCCCTAGGAAATCAGCCTCTCTCTCCAACCTGCACTCG CTGGACAGATCGACTCGTGAAATTGAGCTGGGCCTGGACTATGGCACTCCCAACATGAACCTCACTGGACAGAGTCTGAAGTTTGAGAATGGCCAATGGATAGCAG AGTCAGGGAGCAGCAGTGGGGATCGCAGGGAGACACAGCGCCTGCGCAAGCGGAACCAGCAGTTGGAGGAAGAAAACAATCTCCTGCGTCTGAAAGTGGATATCCTGCTGGACATG CTCTCTGAGACCACAGCTGAGTCCCATCTGATGGAGAAGGAGCTGGAGGACCTGAAGAGTCACAGCCGGAGGAGGAAGTGA